In Lacibacter sp. H375, one DNA window encodes the following:
- a CDS encoding glucoamylase family protein has product MKKSIFIVFAALFSMHTVSAQKQHVKFDPLSRQKNLSDSALLDLVQKQTFRYFWDFAHPVSGLSRERSNVAYEYGDEVVTTGGTGFGIMSVLVAAERKWISRDTAAKFLLRMVKFLSKADAYHGVFPHWLNGATGKTIPFSRKDDGADLVETSYLMQGLLCARQYFNGDERTERELRNRINWMWNDIEWNWFTNGGQNVLYWHWSPNNGWAMDFPVRGFNECLIMYVLAASCPNEKYKVSPAVYHRGWAESNFFKNGKEFYGIKLPLGFDYGGPLFFSQYSFLGLDPRGLKDRYADYWEQNKNHTLINREHCVRNPNKFKGYSADNWGLTASDTYNGYAAHSPTEDLGTISPTAALSAFPYTPEYSMQALKHFYFKLGDNIWSEYGFLDAFNESKNWVAKSHLAIDQGPIIVMIENYRSGLLWKLFMSCPEVQNGLKRLGFASPAIK; this is encoded by the coding sequence ATGAAGAAAAGTATATTCATAGTATTTGCAGCATTATTTAGTATGCATACTGTTTCAGCACAGAAACAACATGTAAAATTCGATCCGCTGAGCAGGCAAAAGAATTTATCAGACTCCGCATTGCTTGATCTTGTACAGAAACAAACCTTTCGTTATTTCTGGGATTTTGCTCATCCCGTAAGTGGTTTATCAAGAGAGCGTAGTAACGTAGCGTATGAGTATGGTGATGAAGTAGTAACAACAGGAGGAACAGGTTTTGGCATTATGAGTGTGCTCGTGGCAGCAGAACGCAAATGGATCAGCAGAGATACAGCAGCGAAATTTTTATTACGCATGGTGAAATTTCTCAGCAAAGCCGATGCTTATCATGGTGTATTTCCTCATTGGTTAAATGGTGCAACAGGTAAAACAATTCCTTTCAGCCGAAAAGACGATGGAGCAGATCTTGTAGAAACTTCTTATCTAATGCAAGGATTATTATGTGCACGTCAATATTTTAATGGAGATGAAAGAACAGAGAGAGAACTACGTAACCGCATCAACTGGATGTGGAATGATATTGAATGGAACTGGTTTACGAATGGTGGTCAGAATGTATTGTACTGGCACTGGAGCCCCAACAACGGTTGGGCAATGGATTTCCCTGTGCGTGGCTTTAATGAATGCCTGATCATGTATGTATTGGCGGCATCATGCCCCAATGAAAAATACAAAGTAAGCCCGGCAGTGTATCACCGTGGCTGGGCCGAAAGTAATTTCTTTAAAAACGGTAAAGAGTTTTATGGCATTAAACTGCCACTAGGTTTTGACTATGGAGGACCGCTTTTCTTTTCACAGTATTCATTTCTTGGATTAGACCCGAGGGGACTGAAAGATCGTTATGCAGATTATTGGGAGCAAAATAAAAATCACACACTCATCAATCGTGAACATTGTGTTCGGAATCCCAATAAGTTTAAAGGGTATAGTGCAGATAACTGGGGCTTAACAGCAAGTGATACTTACAATGGATATGCGGCACATTCCCCAACTGAAGATCTCGGTACTATTTCGCCGACCGCTGCATTAAGTGCATTCCCATACACACCTGAATATTCAATGCAGGCATTAAAACATTTTTATTTTAAACTCGGCGATAATATATGGAGCGAGTATGGTTTTCTAGATGCATTCAATGAATCAAAGAACTGGGTAGCAAAAAGTCATCTTGCAATTGACCAGGGGCCCATCATTGTCATGATAGAGAATTACCGCAGCGGCTTGTTATGGAAATTATTTATGAGTTGTCCCGAAGTGCAGAATGGGTTGAAACGGTTAGGCTTTGCAAGTCCTGCAATAAAATAA
- a CDS encoding glucoamylase family protein: MKNVLQYGLLVCLLVITACKKKSSPPVPELPKQVTLKSIKLNSVDFNDMLYGINLQPSIRLQFSQPIKQSTIAAAVKLYTASGVETAVTATLQNNDSVLLLQPTSLLTSISKYQFKILDGLKSASGGNFIGTVDNSFVTQIDSSRKFPAITDAELLTKVQQQTFKYFWDFGHPTSGLARERNTSGDLVTSGGSGFGAMAIVTGINRNFITRAQGLQRMQTIVGFLKNTAQKFHGAFPHWLNGNTGNVIAFSAKDDGADLVETSLLMMGLLTARQYFNGGDVAETNLRNDITALYNAVEWSWFRKSNEQQLYWHWSPNFGWDMNLQIRGWNECLITYVLAASSTTFGIPKTVYDNGWARNGAAGFVNGNQYFNITLPLGSAFGGPLFLSHYSFLGINPNGLSDAYANYETQTRNHTRINYQHCVANPNGQYGYSDSVWGLTASDIPNGYTASSPTNDVSVIAPTAAISSMPYTPTESMKALKFFYYTLGDKLFKEYGFIDAFSLKQTWFASSFLAIDQGPIIVMIENHRSGLLWNLFTSCPEVKAGMLSLGFTAPYL; encoded by the coding sequence ATGAAGAATGTATTACAATATGGGTTGCTTGTTTGCTTGCTGGTTATAACAGCTTGTAAGAAAAAATCATCTCCGCCTGTGCCGGAGCTGCCAAAGCAGGTAACATTGAAATCGATTAAACTGAATAGTGTTGATTTCAATGATATGCTGTATGGAATTAATCTGCAGCCATCCATCCGTTTACAATTTTCTCAACCAATAAAACAAAGTACGATTGCTGCTGCAGTAAAGCTTTACACAGCAAGTGGTGTTGAAACCGCAGTTACAGCAACACTGCAAAACAATGATTCGGTTTTACTGCTGCAACCAACTTCATTATTAACAAGCATTTCGAAATACCAGTTTAAAATACTTGACGGATTAAAATCTGCATCAGGTGGAAATTTCATTGGTACGGTTGATAATAGTTTTGTTACACAAATTGATTCATCAAGAAAATTTCCTGCTATTACAGATGCTGAGCTGTTAACCAAAGTGCAACAGCAAACCTTCAAATACTTCTGGGATTTTGGTCATCCTACAAGCGGATTGGCAAGAGAGCGAAATACATCGGGCGACCTGGTTACATCAGGTGGTTCGGGTTTTGGAGCGATGGCCATTGTAACGGGTATCAACCGCAATTTTATTACAAGAGCACAAGGCTTGCAACGGATGCAAACCATTGTAGGCTTCTTAAAAAATACTGCACAGAAATTTCATGGCGCTTTTCCTCATTGGTTAAATGGCAATACAGGTAATGTAATTGCTTTTAGCGCAAAAGATGATGGAGCTGATCTTGTAGAAACTTCATTACTGATGATGGGTTTGTTAACTGCCCGGCAATATTTCAATGGCGGAGATGTAGCAGAAACGAATTTGCGTAATGATATTACTGCATTGTACAATGCAGTTGAATGGAGCTGGTTCAGAAAAAGTAATGAACAACAATTGTATTGGCACTGGAGTCCCAATTTCGGTTGGGATATGAACTTGCAAATTCGGGGATGGAACGAATGTTTAATTACGTATGTGTTGGCTGCTTCGTCAACAACTTTTGGTATTCCTAAAACAGTATATGATAACGGCTGGGCAAGAAATGGTGCTGCTGGTTTTGTAAATGGCAATCAATATTTTAATATCACATTGCCGTTGGGCAGTGCATTTGGCGGACCATTATTTCTTTCTCACTATTCATTCCTTGGCATCAACCCAAATGGATTGAGTGATGCTTATGCGAATTATGAAACACAAACAAGAAATCATACACGTATCAACTACCAGCATTGTGTCGCAAACCCAAATGGCCAATATGGATACAGTGATTCTGTATGGGGTTTAACAGCGAGTGATATTCCAAACGGTTATACAGCAAGTTCACCAACGAATGACGTAAGTGTAATTGCACCAACAGCGGCCATATCATCAATGCCATATACGCCAACAGAAAGTATGAAGGCGCTTAAATTTTTTTACTACACGTTAGGAGATAAGTTATTTAAAGAATATGGATTTATAGATGCCTTCTCGTTAAAGCAAACCTGGTTTGCATCTTCATTTCTTGCAATAGATCAGGGACCAATTATTGTGATGATCGAAAACCATAGAAGCGGTTTGTTGTGGAATCTGTTTACAAGTTGTCCTGAAGTTAAAGCGGGGATGTTGTCACTTGGATTTACTGCACCTTATTTATAA
- a CDS encoding glycoside hydrolase family 30 protein → MNRLFFIAASCLFAACTSSTQKEKETVSTVGTGFSVEGKKVLVYSTADSTDLRLSLNDTLTFVEKGQPFENEIMVLFDPGKTFQSYMGVGAALTDASAEVFAKLPKEKQQEFLTAHFDKDKGIGYTIARTNINSCDFSSDMYTYVQDGDKELKSFNIEHDKKFKIPLIKAAMQAAGGRLTLFASPWSPPSWMKDNNDMLHGGKLKAEFADSWAMYYTKFIKAYEADGVPVWGISIQNEPMAKQIWESCIYTAEEEKDFLVKHLGPTMEKEGLKDKKIIMWDHNRDLIYQRATTYFSDPEVKKYAWGIGLHWYEDWSGGDQMFDNVRRVYESFPDVPILFTEGCNGPYKTENVYQWKWGERYGRSMINDFNNGMTGFTDWNILLDETGGPNHVKNFCFAPMHADTRTGELIYTNAYYYIGHFSKFIQPGAKRISAAASRSQLLTTAFQNPDGSIAVVVMNQGSKPTDFLLWINGKAATTKALPHSINTYVIQ, encoded by the coding sequence ATGAACAGATTATTCTTTATTGCTGCAAGTTGTTTGTTTGCAGCATGCACATCATCCACTCAAAAAGAAAAGGAAACTGTATCAACGGTTGGTACGGGTTTCTCAGTGGAAGGAAAGAAAGTACTTGTGTATTCAACTGCAGACAGTACTGATCTTCGATTATCACTCAACGATACTCTAACCTTTGTTGAAAAAGGTCAGCCGTTCGAAAATGAGATCATGGTATTGTTTGATCCCGGAAAAACTTTTCAATCTTACATGGGAGTTGGTGCAGCATTGACTGATGCATCTGCAGAAGTGTTTGCTAAACTACCGAAAGAAAAGCAACAGGAATTTCTTACTGCACATTTTGACAAAGACAAAGGCATTGGTTATACCATTGCCCGTACCAATATCAACAGTTGCGATTTCAGCAGCGATATGTACACTTATGTGCAGGATGGAGATAAAGAATTAAAATCTTTCAATATCGAACACGATAAGAAATTTAAAATTCCATTGATCAAAGCAGCTATGCAGGCTGCAGGTGGAAGGCTGACTTTGTTTGCAAGTCCGTGGAGTCCGCCATCCTGGATGAAGGATAACAATGATATGCTGCATGGCGGAAAACTGAAAGCCGAGTTCGCTGACAGCTGGGCCATGTATTATACCAAGTTTATTAAAGCATATGAAGCCGATGGTGTTCCTGTATGGGGCATCAGTATTCAGAACGAACCAATGGCAAAACAAATTTGGGAGAGTTGTATTTATACTGCTGAGGAAGAAAAAGATTTCTTGGTGAAACATCTTGGCCCAACAATGGAGAAAGAAGGATTGAAGGACAAGAAGATCATTATGTGGGATCATAACCGTGATTTAATCTATCAACGTGCAACAACTTACTTTAGCGATCCTGAGGTAAAAAAATATGCATGGGGTATTGGATTGCATTGGTATGAAGACTGGAGTGGTGGTGATCAGATGTTTGACAATGTGCGTCGTGTATATGAATCATTTCCCGACGTGCCGATCTTATTTACTGAAGGATGTAATGGCCCGTATAAAACAGAAAATGTTTACCAATGGAAATGGGGCGAACGCTATGGCCGCAGCATGATCAATGATTTTAATAATGGCATGACTGGCTTTACAGATTGGAATATACTGCTCGATGAAACAGGCGGCCCCAATCATGTAAAGAATTTCTGTTTTGCACCAATGCATGCTGATACACGCACCGGTGAGTTGATCTATACCAATGCATATTATTACATCGGTCACTTTTCAAAATTTATACAACCGGGAGCGAAACGCATAAGTGCAGCAGCAAGCAGAAGCCAGTTGTTAACAACTGCGTTTCAAAATCCTGACGGAAGCATTGCTGTTGTAGTGATGAACCAAGGCAGTAAGCCAACTGATTTTCTGTTATGGATCAATGGTAAGGCTGCAACAACAAAAGCACTGCCACATTCTATTAACACGTATGTGATTCAATAA
- a CDS encoding glucoamylase family protein has protein sequence MMFRFIAILFFVQSIAFAQTRSLGKGKYADGPDSIAPVGIIKGLTDEQLLESVQKQTFRFFWHGAHPYSGLALERSNTVKAEHYWDYINEAWDEPNFSKTEFGKDAGAIGGTGFGIMSTIVAVERGWIGRDTAVRRLIQIADFLINADCYHGIYPHFMNGRTGKTIKFDRLDDGADIVETSYLMMGFLCAREYFAKDTPREIYLRKRINQMWGAANWNWHTNGENKLYWHWSPNNGFDMNFPVWGYNECLITYIMAASSPYKGIKKSVYDGTWAGSTGFKNGKEYYGYVLPLGNYDKDKGGPLFFEQYTFQGIDPNGLKDSLGNDYFLQGKNHTLINRAYCIENPNKFKGYSNKCWGLTAGDSYKGYVAHSPENDRGVIQPTAAISSMPYTPKESLEALRYFYYELGNKIWSKYGFTDGFSIHHNWYAKSHLAIDQGPIVVMIENYRSGLLWKLFMNIPDVQNGLKKLGFTSPYIKG, from the coding sequence ATGATGTTTCGATTCATTGCCATATTGTTCTTCGTTCAATCAATTGCGTTTGCACAAACACGTTCATTAGGTAAAGGAAAATATGCTGATGGTCCCGATAGTATAGCACCGGTTGGCATCATCAAAGGTTTAACCGATGAACAGTTATTAGAGTCTGTACAAAAACAAACCTTCCGTTTCTTCTGGCATGGTGCACATCCTTACAGCGGATTGGCACTGGAACGAAGCAATACTGTTAAAGCAGAACATTATTGGGATTACATCAATGAAGCATGGGATGAACCGAATTTCAGTAAAACTGAATTTGGAAAAGATGCAGGAGCTATCGGCGGTACAGGCTTTGGTATCATGAGTACGATCGTTGCTGTAGAGCGTGGATGGATCGGCAGAGATACTGCTGTACGTCGTTTGATACAGATCGCTGACTTTCTCATCAATGCCGATTGTTATCATGGCATCTATCCACATTTCATGAATGGGCGCACTGGCAAAACAATCAAGTTCGATCGACTGGATGATGGTGCCGATATTGTTGAGACTTCTTATTTGATGATGGGATTTCTCTGTGCAAGAGAATATTTTGCCAAAGACACACCAAGAGAAATTTACCTGCGGAAACGCATTAACCAGATGTGGGGTGCTGCCAACTGGAACTGGCATACCAACGGTGAAAATAAATTGTACTGGCATTGGAGCCCGAACAATGGCTTTGATATGAACTTTCCTGTCTGGGGTTATAATGAATGTTTGATTACCTACATTATGGCAGCATCATCACCTTATAAAGGCATTAAAAAATCGGTGTATGATGGAACATGGGCGGGCAGCACAGGATTTAAAAACGGTAAAGAATATTACGGCTATGTTTTGCCGTTAGGTAACTACGATAAAGACAAAGGTGGTCCGTTGTTCTTTGAGCAATATACATTCCAGGGAATAGATCCCAATGGTTTAAAAGATTCATTAGGGAACGATTATTTTCTGCAAGGAAAAAATCACACACTCATTAACCGTGCATACTGTATTGAAAATCCAAACAAGTTCAAAGGTTACTCCAATAAATGCTGGGGCTTAACAGCAGGCGATAGTTACAAAGGTTATGTGGCACATAGTCCGGAAAATGATCGTGGAGTTATTCAACCAACTGCTGCCATTTCATCAATGCCCTATACGCCAAAAGAAAGTTTGGAAGCGTTGCGTTATTTCTATTACGAACTCGGGAATAAGATCTGGAGTAAATATGGTTTTACAGATGGCTTTAGTATTCATCATAACTGGTATGCAAAAAGTCATCTCGCAATTGACCAGGGTCCAATTGTTGTGATGATTGAAAATTACCGAAGCGGTTTATTATGGAAATTGTTTATGAATATTCCTGATGTACAGAACGGATTGAAGAAGCTTGGTTTTACATCGCCGTACATAAAGGGATAA